AGAAAGAATATTAAATAATGATTTTACTTTTCCAAGTGCATTTTTATTCACTACACCTTTTGTATCTAGAAAATATGTTTTTTTAAACCTTTTATCATTCTCAAACCATTGTTTATCTTGACCATTTGAAGAGCCAATAAATATTACAGGTATACCTCTTTTATTAAATTCATCAACAAAAGCATCAGCAACTTTTAAATGTCCACCTGTACCTCCTCCAGTTACTACAACACTTCCTCTCATTTTATACCTTTTTCTCATTTATTTTTATATCTTCATCACTTACAACTCTACTTATGGATAAAACTAAACCAATTGCAATAGACATGGATAGCATAGAAGAACCACCATAAGAAAGAAGAGGTACAGCAATACCTTTAATTGGTATCATTCCTGATATACCATAAGAATTGATTAAAAAGGCGATTATAATCATTAAAGCAATTCCTAATGTAAATAGATGATAAATAGGATTTTTAACACGTCTACTTATTCTAAATATTCTCCAAATGATAGAAAACATTATTCCAATAATACACATTAATCCAAGAAGTCCAACTTCTTCAGTAATACCTGCTAAAACAAAATCTGTATGAACTTCAGATAAAAATCCAACTTTAATATCGCCATTTGAAATACCTTGACCTAAAAAACTTCCATTATGCATTGCATTTAAAGAATGTGAAACCTGATAAGGTTCAGGTAGTTCATCAATTCTTAAATATGATTCAGCCCAAGAAGGTAGTACAGATAAAATACCATCTTGAACCATAGCCCACCAAGAATAAATTCTCTGAATTCTATGAGGAGCCGCAAGAATCAATCCAACTAAACCTAAAAGTGCTCCCGCTCCTAAAACTAGAAATATTTTAAAAGACCTATTTGCAAAAATTAAAAGAACAACTAATATTATTCCTAAAAGAACAACTTGACCTAAATCTTTTTGTAAAAAAGCCACAATAAATACAACAGCAAAAAATGTTAAAAAATATGGTGCTAAAAGTAATGACTCTTTTTTTAAGCCAATTTTTTTAGGTTGGTCCATAACTTTTCTATGAAAAGACCATGATAGAAAATATATAAAACCTATTTTGAAAAACTCTACAGGAGACAAAGAAAAACCAGGCATTCTTATCCATCTGTTTGCACCTCCTGATGCTGTTACCATTGAGGCTGGAAGAGCTGGCATTATTGCCATAAGAAAGAAAAATAGTAAAAATAAACTCATTCCCACTTTTCCTACTAATTTATCAGGATGAATTAATGAAAAAGACCACATTATAAGTATTGCAACAACAGCAACCATAGCTTGTCTAATAAAAAAATGAAATTGACTATATCCATAATATTCAACAGTATAAATACTTAAAGAATAGGAGAAAACAACGCTTAATGAAATTAATAAAGATACTAAAATAAGTAAAGGATAGTCAGCTTGTTGACAATTTAAATTATTTTTTAGTGCTTTAATCTTATTTTTGTTAGAATACATATCTTATTATATAATATTATGGATAAAGATGTCTTCAAACAAAATCGAAAAAATAAATAAAACAAAGAAAATAGCAATATTATTTATGATTATTTTCTTATTTTTGTTAATACTAATTATTTCAGTATTTAGAACAATAACTGAATATAGGCACATGCCGACTCTTCAGAGTGAAAAAAAAGAACTATCTGTGCGTGGTGATATTGTAAGTTCTGATAATTTCAAAATTGCATCTTCTAAGAAACTTTATAAGGCCTCAATTGATACTAGACATTTATCAGAAGATAAAAAAGAACTCTTTTTGCAACTATTTTCAATTTATAGCAAAATTCCATATAAAAAATTAAAGAAGAAACTACAAAAAGCTAAAAATAAACCTGGGAATTTAGTATTATCTTATAGTATTGATTCAAGAACAGCTAAAAACTTAAAAGAACTTGCATTTAAACTTAGACGTCTTGATGTTTTTATTTCAAGAAAAGTTAAAGGTGGAAAAATCTTAAGAGGTTTGAGTATTAGAGAAAGTGGAGAAAAAAGACTTTTTTCTTACGAAGACACTCTAACTCCAGTAATTGGGTATATATCAAAATTTGAGAGTAAAGAAGGAACAACAAAAGTAAAAGGAATTAAAGGTTTAGAAAAAAGTTACAATAAAGTTTTAAATGAATCAAAAGATGGCATCTTACAAGGAAATAGAGATGTTCTTTCATATATTGCATTTGATAAAGATTCAGTAATTAGAAAAAGAATTGATGGAGCTACACTAAACTTAAATATTCCACTTAAACTGCAAAAAAACAATGAATTAACACTTGATGTTCATAAAAAGAAACTAAGTGCAGATGAAATAATGGTATCAATAATGAATAGTAAAACAGGTGAAGTTTTAACACTTGCAAGTTCTAATAGATTTAACCCAGAGAAAATTAGACAAAAAGATATACCATCATTAAATGTAAATGCAATAGAATATCAATTTGAACCAGGTTCAATTGTCAAACCAATCTCGATATCACTTGTAATGGATAAAAATAGAATTAAAAAAAATGAACTCTTTTTTGCATATAATACAAAAGGTAAAGCAAATAGTAAAGGTGAATTTCCAAAAGGTAAATATAAATTAGGCCGATATACGATTGGTGATGATCATAGATTTAAAAAACACTACTTAACATTAAAAGATGTTGTAATTTACTCTTCTAATATTGGTACATTAAAGATTGCTCAAAGATTAACAGGTCCAGAGTTTTATGAAGGTTATAAAAGATTTGGTTTAGCTAGAAAAACAGGAATAGACTTGCCATATGAGAAAAAAGGAGTGATTCATAGTGTAAGACAATATTCAGCTGGAGATAGAGATAAAGAAGATAATATTTTTAAAGCTACAGATTCTTACGGACAAGGTATTACAGCAACATTTATGCAAATGATGAAAGCCTATACAGTTTTTAATAGCGAAGGATATATGTCTACACCAAAAATAGTTTCACACTTATTACATGACAATAGTAAGTATAAAGCTTATGACAACAAACCTGAAAAAGTGATTTCAAAAGAAACTGCTCTTAGAATGAAAAAACTATTAATACAAACTGTTGAAGAAGGAACAGGAAAAGCTGCAAAAATAGAAGGTCTTGAAATTGGTGGGAAAACTGGTACAGCACAAATTGCAAGAGGTGGGAAATATCTAAAAAAATATATTTCTTCATTTTTTGGTTTTGTTAGTGATGGCGAAAATTCTTATACCATAGGTGTTACAGTGATGAATCCAAATTCAACAGGTAAATATTGGTACTATAGATATGCTTCATCTTCAGCAGTACCAGTATTTAAAGAAATTGTACAAAATTTAATTAAATTAAACTATCTTACACCTAAAAACGATATAATTTCAAAAAATAAATAAAAGGTATATAATGTTCGGAAAAAAATTAAAAAAATATGATTATACAGCAGAAGAATTAGCAAAATTCCAATATGCAAAATTTACTACAAGTAAGGGAGTAATTTTAATTAAATTATTCAATGAAGAAACACCAAATACAGTTGCTAACTTTGCAACTTTAGCAAATGATGATTTTTATAATGGTCTTAACTTTCATAGAGTAATTGATGGATTTATGGCACAAGGTGGATGCCCAAATAAAACTGGTACTGGTGGACCAGATTGGGCAATTGAATGTGAAGTAGATAAAGAGAAACAAGTACATAATAAAGGTAGCTTATCTATGGCTCATGCGGGTCCAAATACAGGTGGAAGTCAATTCTTTATTTGTTTTGTACCTTGTCCTCATTTAGATAGACATCATACAGTATTTGGTGAAATACAAGCAGATGATAGTGATAGTTTTTCTGTTTTAGACTCGATTGAGCAAAAAGATGAAATAATTTCAATTGAAATATTAGAATCAATATAAGTTTTAATATATATAAAAATAAAAAAGGTTAATCGAAAGGTTAGCCTTTTTTTATGTAAAATTTAAAAGTAAAAAGCTAAACCCGAAAATGAGGCTAAAAAAAAAGCTTTCAGCTAAAAGAACAAAGTTCAAATAGCTAAAAGCTTGTAAATAAATACTCAAGAGCTGGCAGCGGCCTACGTTTCCACAAGGGGACCCTGCAGTATTATCAGCGATGAAGAGCTTGACTTCCAGGTTCGAAATGGAGCTGGGTATTTCCTCTTCTCTATAACCACCAGCAAAACTGAGTAATCAATATACCATTGCAAAAATGCTAGTATACTCATTACTCAACTTAATCTGTGAGTAAAGATATTAATAATGTTAAAGTCAACACATTTTATTTTTTATTCATACATTGCGTACACTTAATAAGATAGTAAACCAAAGAATACTAAATTTGAATTATAAATAAGCCAAACGATCTATTAGTACTAGTCAGCTAAACGTCTTACAACGCTTACACATCTAGCCTATCAACCAGCTAGTCTTGCTGGGATCTTCAGGGAAAGTTAATCTTGGAGTTGGCTTCGTGCTTAGATGCTTTCAGCGCTTATCTCATCCGTACGTAGCTACCCAACGATGCTCTTGGCAGAACAATTGGTACACTAGTGGTACGTTCATCCCGGTCCTCTCGTACTAGGGACAAATCTCCTCAACTTTCCTACGCCCACGGAAGATAGGGACCGAACTGTCTCACGACGTTCTGAACCCAGCTCGCGTACCGCTTTAAATGGCGAACAGCCATACCCTTGGGACCTGCTTCAGCCCCAGGATGCGATGAGCCGACATCGAGGTGCCAAACCTCCCCGTCGATGTGAGCTCTTGGGGGAGATCAGCCTGTTATCCCCGGCGTACCTTTTATCCTTTGAGCGATGGCCCTTCCACACAGAACCACCGGATCACTATGACCGACTTTCGTCTCTGTTCGACTTGTATGTCTCACAGTCAAGCTAGTTTATGCCATTATACTCAACTGGCGATTTCCATCCGCCATGAACTAACCTTTGTAAGCCTCCGTTACTTTTTAGGAGGCGACCGCCCCAGTCAAACTACCCACCAGACATTGTCCTGAACGAGGATAACTCGTCCCAGTTAGTAACTCAAATATTCAAGGGTGGTATCTCAAGGATGGCTCCACTAGAATTGGCATCCTAGTTTCATAGCCTCCCACCTATCCTGCACATGAATATCCAAGCTACAGTGTCAAGCTGTAGTAAAGGTGCACGGGGTCTTTCCGTCTTTCCGCGGGTAGGAGGAATTTTCACCTCCACTACAATTCCACTGGATCCCTGGTTGAGACAGCTCCCATCTCGTTACGCCATTCATGCAGGTCGGTATTTAACCGACAAGGAATTTCGCTACCTTAGGACCGTTATAGTTACGGCCGCCGTTTACTCGGGCTTCAATCAAATGCTTCGATAAATCTAACATCATCAGTTAACCTTCGAGCACCGGGCAGGCGTCACACCTTATACATCCTCTTACGAGTTAGCAAAGTGCTGTGTTTTTGGTAAACAGTCGGGAGGGACTCTTTGTTGCAACCTCTCTAGCTTTCGGAAGTAAATTCCTATACCAAAGTAGGCACACCTTATACCGAAGATACGGTGCTAGTTTGCAGAGTTCCTTAACCAGGGTTCTTCCACGCGCCTTAGAATACTCATCCCACCCACCTGTGTCGGTTTACGGTACGGGCAACAAACAATATGCTTAGTGGCTTTTCTTGGCACGACAGTATCATCGATTCTCCATCTCCTCCGAAGAGTGTCAGGAGCCTGTAAGATCTCGGTCTCATGTAATCCGGATTTGCCTAAATTACGACCTACGTCCTTCGACCCACTATTCCATCAGTGAGCTCGATTAACTCTATGCGTCCCCACATCACGCTTGTTTGTTGGTATTGAAATATTAATCAATTTGCCATCGTCTACCCCTTTCGGACTCGACTTAGGACCCGACTAACCCTACGATGACGAGCATCGCGTAGGAAACCTTGGGTTTTCGGCGTTGAGGATTCTCACCTCAATTATCGCTACTCATGCCTGCATGCTCACTTCTATCCGCTCCAACGCTCCTTACCGGTACATCTTCAACGCTGAATAGAACGCTCTCCTACCACTCAATATAAATATTGAATCTAAAGCTTCGGTGCATATCTTAGCCCCGTTATATTTTCCGCGCAGAATCACTAGACCAGTGAGCTGTTACGCTTTCTTTAAAGGATGGCTGCTTCTAAGCCAACCTCCTGGTTGTCACAGTAACTCCACATCGTTTTCCACTTAGATATGACTTTGGGACCTTAGCTGTTAGTCTGGGTTGTTCCCCTCTCGACATAGGATTTTATCACCCTACGCCTGACTCCTGCGATTACACATATAGTATTCATAGTTTGATAGGGTTTGGTACCGCGGTAAGCAGCCCTAGCCCATTCAGTGCTCTACCCCTATATGCTACTACGCAAGGCTATACCTAAATATATTTCGGAGAGAACCAGCTATCACGAAGTTTGATTGGCCTTTCACCCCTATCCACAAGTCATCCGAGCACTTTTCAACGCACACCGGTTCGGTCCTCCACTGGCTCTTACACCAGCTTCAACCTGCTCATGGATAGATCACTTCGTTTCGGGTCTGCAGCATCTGACTAAGTCGCCCTATTAAGACTCGCTTTCGCTACGGCTTCGCACTTGGCTTAACCTTGCCAGACACCACAACTCGCAGGCTCATTATGCAAAAGGCAGTCCGTCACCCTGATAAATCATAGGGCTCCGAATGATTGTAAGCTAATGGTTTCAGGTTCTATTTCACTCTCCTCGCTGGAGTACTTTTCACCTTTCCCTCACGGTACTTGTTCACTATCGATCTGTAAGTAGTATTTAGGATTAGAGGGTGGTCCCCCTAGATTCAGACAAAATATCACGTGTTCCGTCCTACTCAGGATACCAATAGAGCTATTGAACATTTCGATTACAGGAGTATCACCTTCTACGCTTAACCTTTCCAGGTTATTCATCTATATTCTCTAGTCTCACATCTTGGTCCTACAACCCCCTATGCAAGCATAGGGTTTGTCCTAATCCCATTTCGCTCGCCGCTACTTTGGGAATCTCTTTTGATTTCTCTTCCTCTGGTTACTGAGATGT
This sequence is a window from Poseidonibacter parvus. Protein-coding genes within it:
- a CDS encoding FtsW/RodA/SpoVE family cell cycle protein, with the translated sequence MYSNKNKIKALKNNLNCQQADYPLLILVSLLISLSVVFSYSLSIYTVEYYGYSQFHFFIRQAMVAVVAILIMWSFSLIHPDKLVGKVGMSLFLLFFFLMAIMPALPASMVTASGGANRWIRMPGFSLSPVEFFKIGFIYFLSWSFHRKVMDQPKKIGLKKESLLLAPYFLTFFAVVFIVAFLQKDLGQVVLLGIILVVLLIFANRSFKIFLVLGAGALLGLVGLILAAPHRIQRIYSWWAMVQDGILSVLPSWAESYLRIDELPEPYQVSHSLNAMHNGSFLGQGISNGDIKVGFLSEVHTDFVLAGITEEVGLLGLMCIIGIMFSIIWRIFRISRRVKNPIYHLFTLGIALMIIIAFLINSYGISGMIPIKGIAVPLLSYGGSSMLSMSIAIGLVLSISRVVSDEDIKINEKKV
- a CDS encoding peptidoglycan D,D-transpeptidase FtsI family protein translates to MSSNKIEKINKTKKIAILFMIIFLFLLILIISVFRTITEYRHMPTLQSEKKELSVRGDIVSSDNFKIASSKKLYKASIDTRHLSEDKKELFLQLFSIYSKIPYKKLKKKLQKAKNKPGNLVLSYSIDSRTAKNLKELAFKLRRLDVFISRKVKGGKILRGLSIRESGEKRLFSYEDTLTPVIGYISKFESKEGTTKVKGIKGLEKSYNKVLNESKDGILQGNRDVLSYIAFDKDSVIRKRIDGATLNLNIPLKLQKNNELTLDVHKKKLSADEIMVSIMNSKTGEVLTLASSNRFNPEKIRQKDIPSLNVNAIEYQFEPGSIVKPISISLVMDKNRIKKNELFFAYNTKGKANSKGEFPKGKYKLGRYTIGDDHRFKKHYLTLKDVVIYSSNIGTLKIAQRLTGPEFYEGYKRFGLARKTGIDLPYEKKGVIHSVRQYSAGDRDKEDNIFKATDSYGQGITATFMQMMKAYTVFNSEGYMSTPKIVSHLLHDNSKYKAYDNKPEKVISKETALRMKKLLIQTVEEGTGKAAKIEGLEIGGKTGTAQIARGGKYLKKYISSFFGFVSDGENSYTIGVTVMNPNSTGKYWYYRYASSSAVPVFKEIVQNLIKLNYLTPKNDIISKNK
- a CDS encoding peptidylprolyl isomerase, producing MFGKKLKKYDYTAEELAKFQYAKFTTSKGVILIKLFNEETPNTVANFATLANDDFYNGLNFHRVIDGFMAQGGCPNKTGTGGPDWAIECEVDKEKQVHNKGSLSMAHAGPNTGGSQFFICFVPCPHLDRHHTVFGEIQADDSDSFSVLDSIEQKDEIISIEILESI